In Zunongwangia profunda SM-A87, the following proteins share a genomic window:
- a CDS encoding hybrid sensor histidine kinase/response regulator transcription factor → MRLYDKPIIQLFSFIREFLILLLVYFTHFAGEAQVGKLFTTDSEISSSLINQIYQDNKGYLWIATEDGLNRYDGAKVTIYKQNERDSTSILNNYVKSIFQDKAGRLYFGFFNGLQYYDYATEEFHYIPIYIGDHYLYRSHVTSFVQRQNGDILLTTSGQGILKIEKDGEGLAAIQLPNLLPDQYFEKIFEDANGDLWVLNQSHGLYKINSNNQIKTYFKNGDLETSLSSIEEGENNDLYVGSLTQGLFKYNRKKDTFIQIGDSQKLPVKSLSVNAKAEVMVGTDGKGLWLYDPATNKIRENDFSIANFDFTKTKIHSIIQDDANNFWLGIYQKGALLVPDKANNFDYIGYQSVKNNIIGSNSITSIIRDNEGVLWVGTDGDGLYGINKDKEQTHHIATERKQGSVSVMSLFEDSNNQVWVGTYLKGLAKLNRKTNKLDFINDFKDEEGNRIARIYDIIEDKEQNIWIASLGYGLFKYNLDKKIFEDYNVLDNQQSERIQNRWINCLLYSNTKKLYIGTYDGLTTLDIQKNTFKNKEGEDHILRNKIIYNLFEDESDNLWIGTSEGLYFKPKNDTITKVYHTTDGLPSNVICAIEQDLDKNLWISTNHGIAKLEKNTGEFKNYYFRDGLQGNEFNKSASFFDEEGKLYFGNTNGVTYFQPSEIKASGSELDLRITGFYIQDQPIKKGMKSGKFSIIDKPIIEADTIELNYRDNDFSIEFSSFTFRHQEWITYAYALNSERWIKLRPGINTVTFNNLEPGNYTFRVKAKDIDDYSGEKELTIIIHSPWYLSSWAKIGYFLLFMGLTYVVIQIIKNRQSTKKKLLEHKHSEQINEAKLQFLTNISHDLKTPITLIINPLNRLIKTDLSEDRQKLYKVMERNSERMLHLLNQLINARKFDQGKIVLKFRKTEIISFIKNIVALFEDQIESRRIDFEILHSEEELYAYIDPRHFDKVIQNLVSNAIKFSPHGGSIQVKICTNEQWNRFEISIKDNGIGIKEKDIKNIFNRFYRSSGDNQRQFEGTGIGLHLTKSIAELHHGTVSAKNNSDQSGCTFVITAPLGKDHLNEDNIFSESEISIENVSYRESVSYIAPEENIEDATSKKEIPTIFIVDDDAEIRNYIASELKISYNIKTFSSAKTAFPEVAKNPPDLIISDVVMPEMDGISFTRKIKKNIYINHVPVILLTGKTDRETNIEGLEIGVDAYINKPFNIEILRKTVRNLIKNRVLLKNTYTGNQLQEDKIKKIELKSGDQVLLEKFMEVVNKNISNSELNVEMLAGGLGISRVHLYRKLKQLTNQSAGELITNIRLKQAANLIISSTTNISEVAYAVGFTSTSKFSTKFKDLYGMTPSNYRKKHLQV, encoded by the coding sequence ATGAGGTTGTATGACAAACCCATTATCCAGTTATTTTCTTTCATAAGAGAATTTTTAATTCTTTTACTTGTTTACTTCACTCATTTTGCCGGGGAGGCACAGGTAGGTAAGCTTTTTACAACAGATTCAGAAATCTCCAGTAGTCTGATTAATCAAATTTACCAGGACAATAAAGGTTATTTGTGGATAGCTACTGAGGATGGATTAAATAGATACGATGGTGCCAAGGTTACTATTTATAAGCAAAATGAGAGAGACTCTACATCAATTTTAAATAACTATGTAAAAAGTATATTTCAGGATAAAGCCGGTAGACTGTATTTCGGTTTTTTTAACGGACTGCAGTATTACGATTACGCTACTGAGGAGTTTCATTATATTCCTATTTATATTGGAGATCATTATTTATATCGATCTCATGTTACCTCATTTGTACAAAGGCAGAATGGTGATATTCTCCTAACTACCTCTGGGCAGGGAATTCTTAAAATTGAAAAGGATGGAGAAGGTCTGGCAGCCATACAACTTCCTAATCTATTGCCAGATCAATATTTCGAAAAGATTTTTGAAGATGCTAATGGTGATCTATGGGTATTAAATCAATCACATGGATTGTATAAGATTAATAGTAATAATCAGATAAAAACATATTTTAAGAATGGTGATCTTGAAACCTCTTTATCCTCTATCGAAGAGGGTGAAAACAATGATCTATATGTAGGAAGTTTAACTCAAGGACTCTTTAAGTATAACCGTAAAAAAGATACATTTATACAGATAGGAGACTCCCAAAAGCTTCCTGTAAAATCCTTGTCTGTAAATGCTAAGGCAGAGGTGATGGTGGGAACTGATGGAAAAGGACTTTGGTTATACGATCCAGCGACAAATAAGATACGGGAAAATGATTTTAGTATTGCCAATTTTGATTTTACAAAAACCAAGATTCACTCTATAATTCAGGATGATGCTAACAATTTTTGGTTAGGTATTTATCAGAAAGGGGCTTTACTGGTTCCTGATAAGGCTAATAATTTTGATTATATTGGTTACCAGTCTGTCAAAAACAATATAATAGGATCTAATAGTATCACTTCGATCATTAGGGATAATGAAGGTGTGTTATGGGTAGGAACAGATGGAGATGGATTGTATGGCATTAATAAAGATAAAGAACAAACACATCATATTGCAACGGAAAGAAAACAAGGTTCGGTTAGTGTGATGAGTTTGTTTGAAGACTCTAACAATCAGGTATGGGTAGGTACATATCTAAAAGGTCTCGCAAAACTAAATCGAAAAACAAACAAACTCGATTTTATAAATGATTTTAAAGATGAGGAAGGCAATAGGATCGCGCGTATTTATGACATCATTGAAGACAAAGAACAAAACATCTGGATAGCTTCTTTAGGCTACGGCCTTTTTAAATACAATCTTGATAAAAAAATATTTGAAGACTATAACGTTTTAGATAATCAACAATCGGAAAGGATTCAAAATAGATGGATTAATTGTCTTTTATATTCTAATACTAAAAAGCTGTATATAGGAACTTATGATGGACTAACTACTTTAGATATCCAAAAAAATACCTTTAAAAATAAAGAAGGAGAAGATCATATTTTACGAAACAAAATCATTTATAATCTTTTTGAGGATGAAAGTGATAATTTGTGGATAGGTACTTCTGAAGGTTTATATTTTAAACCCAAAAATGATACAATTACAAAAGTTTACCATACTACAGATGGTTTGCCCAGCAACGTAATTTGCGCTATAGAACAAGATTTGGATAAAAACTTATGGATAAGTACGAATCACGGAATAGCGAAGCTCGAAAAAAATACGGGAGAATTTAAAAACTATTATTTTAGAGATGGGCTTCAGGGGAATGAGTTTAATAAGAGTGCTTCATTTTTTGACGAGGAAGGGAAACTATACTTCGGCAATACCAATGGGGTTACTTATTTTCAACCTTCAGAAATAAAAGCATCGGGCAGCGAACTCGATTTGAGGATTACCGGATTTTATATTCAGGATCAACCTATAAAAAAGGGAATGAAATCTGGTAAATTCTCGATTATAGATAAACCGATAATTGAAGCAGATACTATTGAGCTGAATTATCGGGATAATGATTTTAGTATTGAATTTTCTTCTTTTACTTTCCGCCACCAGGAATGGATCACCTACGCTTATGCTTTAAATTCGGAAAGATGGATAAAGTTACGGCCCGGCATAAATACCGTTACCTTTAATAATTTAGAGCCGGGTAATTATACTTTTAGAGTAAAGGCAAAAGATATTGACGATTACTCGGGTGAAAAAGAATTAACGATAATTATTCATTCGCCATGGTATCTCTCCAGCTGGGCAAAAATTGGTTATTTTCTATTATTTATGGGGCTTACTTATGTAGTTATTCAAATCATTAAGAATAGACAAAGTACGAAGAAAAAGTTGTTGGAGCACAAGCATTCTGAGCAAATTAATGAAGCAAAACTGCAATTTTTAACCAACATTTCACATGATTTAAAAACGCCAATTACTTTAATTATTAATCCGTTAAACAGGTTGATTAAAACCGATTTAAGTGAAGATCGGCAAAAATTATATAAGGTAATGGAGCGAAATTCAGAAAGAATGCTCCATCTTTTAAATCAGCTTATTAATGCTCGTAAATTTGATCAGGGAAAAATTGTATTGAAATTCAGGAAAACCGAGATTATTAGTTTTATTAAAAATATTGTAGCTCTATTTGAAGATCAGATAGAGAGCAGGCGTATTGATTTTGAAATCCTTCATAGTGAAGAAGAACTATACGCTTATATCGATCCAAGACATTTTGATAAGGTTATTCAAAATCTTGTTTCTAATGCCATAAAGTTTAGTCCACATGGTGGTAGTATACAGGTGAAGATTTGCACGAATGAACAATGGAATCGTTTTGAAATTTCGATTAAAGATAATGGTATTGGTATAAAAGAAAAAGACATCAAAAACATTTTTAATCGATTCTATCGAAGTTCAGGAGATAATCAAAGGCAGTTTGAAGGTACGGGTATAGGCTTGCATCTCACAAAATCTATAGCAGAACTTCATCATGGTACGGTAAGCGCAAAAAATAATTCAGATCAGTCTGGTTGTACTTTTGTAATTACTGCTCCGCTGGGGAAAGATCATTTAAATGAAGACAATATTTTTTCAGAATCAGAAATTAGTATAGAAAATGTTTCTTATAGAGAAAGTGTTTCATATATCGCCCCTGAAGAAAACATAGAAGATGCAACTTCTAAAAAAGAAATCCCTACCATTTTTATTGTCGATGATGATGCAGAGATCAGGAATTATATTGCTTCCGAATTAAAAATCTCATATAATATTAAAACATTCTCCAGTGCGAAAACGGCTTTTCCTGAAGTAGCTAAAAATCCACCAGATTTAATAATTAGTGATGTTGTAATGCCTGAAATGGACGGTATTTCCTTTACTAGAAAAATCAAAAAAAATATTTATATAAATCATGTTCCTGTTATCCTTTTAACCGGTAAAACTGATAGAGAAACCAATATCGAAGGTTTGGAAATTGGTGTAGATGCGTATATCAATAAGCCTTTTAACATCGAGATTCTAAGGAAAACAGTAAGAAATCTAATTAAAAACAGGGTTTTACTAAAAAATACATATACCGGAAATCAATTACAGGAAGATAAGATTAAGAAAATAGAATTGAAATCTGGAGATCAGGTGCTCTTAGAAAAATTTATGGAGGTAGTGAATAAAAACATAAGTAATTCAGAGTTAAATGTCGAAATGCTGGCTGGAGGGCTAGGGATTAGCCGTGTTCATTTATACCGAAAATTAAAACAACTCACCAACCAGTCAGCCGGCGAATTGATTACAAATATCAGACTTAAGCAGGCGGCAAATTTAATCATCTCAAGTACCACAAATATTTCTGAGGTTGCTTACGCTGTAGGTTTTACCAGTACATCAAAGTTCTCGACAAAGTTTAAGGATTTGTATGGAATGACACCAAGTAATTATCGTAAAAAACATTTACAGGTTTAG
- a CDS encoding M90 family metallopeptidase: MNKLLQGVLVLLVIAGVVIFMIIKKKKKKIDPFPANWHLLLVDHVKFYAELNAEEQKRFQQRIMLFLSEVYIESVSFQLEDLDRLLVASSAVIPVFGFKNWRYSNLSTVILYPDHFDKNLIFENSGEDKIVMGLVGNGRFEHQMILSRRALHEGFDRHNDLLNTGIHEFVHLIDKVDGVTDGVPERLLKQAYIIPWLKMVHKEMEAINAHKSDIRNYGGTNEAEFLATASEYFFENPGLMQRKHPDLYKMLHDCFFPDEKI; the protein is encoded by the coding sequence ATGAATAAACTTTTACAAGGTGTCCTGGTTTTGTTAGTCATTGCAGGTGTGGTAATCTTTATGATCATAAAGAAGAAGAAAAAGAAAATCGATCCATTTCCGGCAAACTGGCATCTGTTACTTGTAGACCATGTAAAGTTTTATGCTGAATTGAATGCGGAGGAACAAAAAAGATTTCAGCAGCGTATCATGCTATTTCTAAGTGAAGTTTACATCGAGAGTGTATCTTTTCAATTAGAAGATCTGGATCGCTTATTGGTCGCTTCAAGTGCTGTTATTCCGGTTTTCGGTTTTAAAAACTGGCGATACTCCAATCTAAGCACGGTAATTTTGTATCCGGATCATTTTGATAAAAATCTTATTTTCGAAAATAGTGGTGAAGATAAAATTGTGATGGGACTTGTAGGTAATGGCAGGTTTGAGCATCAAATGATTCTTTCTCGACGTGCCTTACATGAAGGTTTTGATAGGCATAATGATCTTTTAAATACCGGGATTCATGAATTTGTTCACTTAATAGATAAAGTGGATGGAGTAACGGATGGTGTACCAGAACGATTGCTAAAACAGGCTTATATCATTCCGTGGCTTAAAATGGTACATAAGGAAATGGAAGCCATCAATGCACACAAATCAGATATTCGGAATTATGGTGGTACTAATGAAGCAGAATTTCTGGCGACGGCAAGTGAGTATTTCTTCGAAAATCCTGGTCTTATGCAACGTAAGCATCCCGATTTGTATAAGATGCTACACGATTGCTTTTTTCCCGATGAAAAAATTTAA